Proteins co-encoded in one Arthrobacter globiformis genomic window:
- a CDS encoding argininosuccinate synthase encodes MTERIVLAYSGGLDTSVAIGWIGEATGAEVIAVAVDVGQGGESLETIRQRALGCGAVEAYVADASDEFANEYCVPTLKANALYQGHYPLVSAISRPVIVKHLVKAAREFGATTVAHGCTGKGNDQVRFEVGIQTLGPDLKCIAPVRDLALTRDKAIAFAEEKGLPIETTKKNPYSIDQNVWGRAVETGYLEDIWNAPTKDIYDYTATPEFPPAPDEVTISFEAGVPVAIDGVKVTPLQAIKELNRRAGAQGVGRIDVVEDRLVGIKSREIYEAPGAMALITAHKHLEDITIEREQARFKATVGQRWAELVYDGQWFSPLKRSLDAFIEDTQKYVTGDIRMVLHGGQAIVNGRRSETSLYDFELATYDTGDTFDQSMARGFIELWGMSAKVASGRDIRVAGK; translated from the coding sequence GTGACTGAGCGTATTGTTCTGGCCTACTCCGGTGGCCTCGATACTTCCGTAGCCATCGGCTGGATCGGTGAAGCCACCGGTGCCGAGGTCATCGCCGTGGCGGTCGACGTGGGACAGGGCGGCGAGTCGCTGGAGACCATCCGCCAGCGCGCCCTGGGCTGCGGCGCCGTCGAAGCCTATGTGGCGGACGCCAGCGACGAGTTCGCCAACGAATACTGCGTGCCCACGCTGAAGGCCAACGCCCTCTACCAGGGCCACTACCCGCTGGTCTCCGCGATCTCCCGCCCGGTGATCGTCAAGCACCTGGTCAAGGCAGCCCGCGAATTCGGCGCCACCACCGTGGCCCACGGCTGCACCGGCAAAGGAAACGACCAGGTCCGCTTCGAAGTAGGCATCCAGACCCTCGGCCCGGACCTGAAATGCATCGCCCCGGTCCGCGACCTCGCCCTGACCCGCGACAAAGCCATCGCCTTCGCCGAGGAAAAGGGACTGCCGATCGAGACCACCAAGAAGAACCCGTACTCGATCGACCAGAACGTCTGGGGCCGCGCCGTCGAAACCGGCTACCTCGAGGACATCTGGAACGCCCCCACCAAGGACATCTACGACTACACCGCCACGCCGGAATTCCCGCCGGCACCGGACGAGGTCACCATCTCCTTCGAAGCAGGCGTTCCGGTAGCGATCGACGGCGTGAAGGTCACCCCGCTGCAGGCCATCAAGGAACTGAACCGCCGCGCCGGCGCCCAGGGCGTGGGCCGCATCGACGTCGTCGAGGACCGCCTCGTGGGCATCAAGTCCCGCGAAATCTACGAAGCCCCGGGTGCCATGGCGCTGATCACCGCGCACAAGCACCTCGAGGACATCACCATCGAACGCGAGCAGGCCCGCTTCAAGGCCACCGTTGGCCAGCGCTGGGCCGAACTGGTGTACGACGGCCAGTGGTTCTCCCCGCTGAAGCGTTCCCTGGACGCCTTCATCGAGGACACCCAGAAGTACGTCACCGGCGACATCCGCATGGTGCTGCACGGCGGCCAGGCGATCGTCAACGGACGCCGCTCCGAGACCTCGCTCTACGACTTCGAACTCGCCACCTACGACACCGGCGACACGTTCGACCAGTCCATGGCGCGCGGCTTCATCGAGCTGTGGGGCATGTCCGCCAAGGTTGCCTCCGGCCGCGACATCCGCGTCGCAGGAAAGTAG
- the argH gene encoding argininosuccinate lyase: MAEQETKPQATNTGALWGGRFAGGPADALAALSKSTHFDWRLARYDIAGSKAHARVLHKAGLLDAAELEGMLAALDQLDADVASGAYVPAESDEDVHGSLERGLIERAGTQLGGKLRAGRSRNDQVATLGRMFLRDHARIIARGVLATIDALVEQAKAHQGVAMPGRTHLQHAQPVLLSHHLLAHAWALLRDVQRLQDWDKRAGVSPYGSGALAGSSLGLDPEAVAADLGFFSAVHNSIDGTAARDVFAEFGWVAAMIGVDLSRISEEVIFWATKEFSFVTLHDSYSTGSSIMPQKKNPDVAELARGKAGRLIGNLTGLLATLKGLPLAYNRDLQEDKEPVFDAADTLELLLPAVSGMIATLKFNTERMESLAPQGFALATDIAEWLVRQGVPFREAHELSGAAVKQAESRGVELWDLTDEEYAAISEHLTPEVRSVLSTEGSLNSRNSQGGTAPAAVERQLAALEGELNGVREYAG; this comes from the coding sequence GTGGCTGAGCAGGAAACCAAACCCCAAGCTACAAACACGGGTGCGCTGTGGGGCGGCCGGTTCGCCGGCGGCCCCGCCGACGCCCTTGCGGCACTGAGCAAGTCCACGCACTTCGACTGGCGCCTGGCGCGCTACGACATCGCCGGCTCCAAGGCGCACGCCCGCGTGCTGCACAAGGCCGGGCTGCTGGATGCCGCCGAGCTCGAAGGCATGCTCGCAGCCCTGGACCAGCTGGATGCGGACGTCGCCTCGGGCGCCTACGTGCCGGCGGAATCTGATGAGGACGTGCACGGTTCCCTGGAGCGCGGCCTGATTGAGCGGGCCGGCACCCAGCTGGGCGGGAAGCTCCGGGCAGGGCGTTCCCGCAACGACCAAGTGGCCACCCTGGGCCGCATGTTCCTGCGCGACCACGCCCGGATCATCGCACGCGGCGTGCTGGCCACCATCGACGCGCTGGTGGAGCAGGCCAAGGCCCACCAGGGAGTGGCGATGCCGGGGCGCACGCACCTGCAGCACGCGCAGCCCGTCCTGCTCAGCCACCACCTCCTGGCCCACGCCTGGGCGCTGCTGCGCGACGTGCAGCGGTTGCAGGACTGGGACAAGCGCGCCGGCGTTTCGCCCTACGGTTCAGGTGCCCTCGCCGGCTCGTCGCTGGGCCTTGACCCCGAGGCAGTTGCCGCGGACCTGGGCTTCTTTTCCGCCGTCCACAACTCGATCGACGGTACCGCGGCCCGCGATGTCTTCGCCGAGTTCGGCTGGGTGGCCGCGATGATCGGCGTGGACCTGTCCAGGATCTCGGAGGAAGTCATCTTCTGGGCCACCAAGGAGTTCTCGTTCGTCACGCTGCACGATTCCTACTCCACGGGATCGTCCATCATGCCGCAGAAGAAGAACCCGGACGTGGCTGAACTGGCCCGCGGCAAGGCCGGCCGTCTGATCGGCAACCTCACCGGCCTGCTGGCCACGCTCAAGGGCCTGCCGCTCGCGTACAACCGCGACCTGCAGGAGGACAAGGAACCGGTGTTCGACGCAGCCGACACGCTGGAGCTGCTGCTCCCGGCCGTCTCCGGAATGATCGCCACCCTGAAGTTCAACACCGAACGGATGGAATCGCTCGCTCCGCAGGGCTTCGCGCTGGCCACGGACATCGCCGAATGGCTGGTCCGCCAGGGTGTTCCGTTCCGCGAGGCGCATGAGCTCTCGGGTGCCGCCGTGAAGCAGGCCGAAAGCCGCGGCGTGGAGCTGTGGGACCTGACGGACGAGGAGTATGCCGCCATTTCGGAGCATCTCACCCCCGAGGTCCGCAGCGTCCTCAGCACGGAAGGCTCGCTCAACAGCCGGAACTCGCAGGGCGGCACGGCCCCGGCCGCCGTCGAACGCCAGCTCGCTGCGCTGGAAGGCGAGCTTAACGGCGTCCGCGAGTACGCGGGATAG
- a CDS encoding maleylpyruvate isomerase family mycothiol-dependent enzyme: protein MTAITPDTLLAELHKAADAVSSLAAKLTEADVPAPSALPGWTRGHVLAHITGISNAMARQLEYAARGEAVELYDGGYDGRTKAIEMSAGHALEQHRADLDAALERALRAFDSLEADTGSDAAGAGGWRAPISYRGGVVLDGGLALWRELVIHASDLNTGRGPETWSRQFCEHLLTFLAARVPEDQKLVLQPLGMPPVTIGTGGRSTVVSGMVTDIAAWLAGREPSLGSLRASAAADGVDLPELLPWPSGVPAK from the coding sequence ATGACCGCGATCACACCTGACACTTTGCTCGCCGAGCTCCATAAAGCGGCCGACGCCGTTTCCTCCCTGGCGGCCAAACTCACCGAGGCTGACGTCCCGGCTCCCTCTGCCCTCCCGGGCTGGACCCGCGGGCATGTCCTCGCGCACATCACCGGCATCTCCAACGCGATGGCCCGGCAGCTCGAATACGCCGCGCGCGGGGAAGCGGTGGAACTGTACGACGGCGGCTACGACGGCCGCACGAAGGCCATCGAAATGAGCGCCGGGCATGCCCTGGAACAGCACCGGGCGGACCTGGACGCAGCGCTGGAGCGGGCGCTGCGCGCCTTCGATTCGCTGGAGGCGGATACGGGTTCCGATGCCGCCGGTGCCGGCGGCTGGCGCGCGCCTATCTCCTACCGCGGGGGAGTGGTGCTGGACGGCGGCCTGGCGCTCTGGCGCGAGCTGGTGATCCATGCCTCCGACCTCAACACCGGCCGCGGCCCGGAAACGTGGAGCAGGCAATTCTGCGAGCACCTGTTAACCTTCCTGGCCGCGCGCGTGCCCGAGGACCAGAAGCTGGTGCTGCAGCCGCTTGGCATGCCGCCGGTGACGATCGGAACCGGCGGCCGTTCCACGGTCGTCAGTGGAATGGTCACCGACATCGCCGCCTGGCTCGCTGGACGGGAACCGTCGCTTGGCAGCCTGCGCGCCTCGGCCGCCGCCGACGGCGTGGACCTGCCGGAGCTGCTGCCGTGGCCTTCCGGGGTTCCGGCGAAATAG